One window of the Streptomyces sp. ITFR-21 genome contains the following:
- a CDS encoding glycoside hydrolase family 25 protein, with translation MDTCTGIDVSAYQAPQNWAALARDGLAFAFAKASEGQHSRDPRFAVHITGILAAGLIPGAYHYGWPNQSPTVEAANYVEAVRPFARPGFLHWLDLERRTDGANYQGATNAQIRAYATAWIAAVRRAFPGQRVGVYTSAADIAAGRMPGNADALWYPAYPAGAMTYAQAAARPRPAPSGHQPLVWQFTSTPVDRNLAYLSPAALRAWATNTTPQEHDVTFSQADAKTLLDTRIDDPTKPGADTVTVRGALWAGYGQAAKAAANTQSLLTQVSALTATVETLAGRLIGSGVDTAAVVAAVQAAIASSVVHVDVDVTGAQPTTS, from the coding sequence ATGGACACCTGCACCGGCATCGACGTCTCCGCCTACCAGGCCCCGCAGAACTGGGCCGCCCTCGCCAGGGACGGCCTGGCCTTCGCGTTCGCCAAGGCGTCCGAGGGCCAGCACAGCCGCGACCCCCGGTTTGCCGTGCACATCACCGGCATCCTGGCCGCGGGCCTCATCCCTGGCGCGTACCACTACGGATGGCCCAACCAGAGCCCGACGGTCGAGGCCGCCAACTACGTGGAGGCGGTCCGGCCGTTCGCCCGGCCCGGGTTCCTTCACTGGCTGGACCTGGAACGCCGCACCGACGGCGCCAACTACCAGGGCGCCACCAACGCTCAGATCCGCGCGTATGCCACCGCTTGGATCGCCGCCGTGCGGCGGGCGTTTCCGGGGCAGCGCGTCGGGGTCTACACCTCGGCCGCGGACATCGCGGCCGGCCGGATGCCCGGCAACGCGGACGCACTGTGGTACCCGGCCTACCCGGCGGGCGCCATGACCTACGCGCAGGCCGCGGCCCGCCCCCGGCCGGCCCCGTCCGGGCACCAGCCGCTGGTCTGGCAGTTCACCAGCACCCCCGTGGACCGCAACCTCGCCTACCTCAGCCCGGCCGCCCTCCGCGCCTGGGCCACCAACACCACCCCCCAGGAGCACGACGTGACCTTCAGCCAGGCCGACGCCAAGACCCTGCTCGACACCCGCATCGACGACCCCACCAAACCCGGCGCCGACACCGTGACCGTCCGCGGCGCCCTCTGGGCCGGGTACGGACAGGCGGCCAAGGCCGCCGCGAACACCCAGAGCCTCCTCACCCAGGTGAGCGCCCTCACCGCCACCGTCGAAACCCTCGCCGGCCGCCTCATCGGCTCCGGCGTCGACACCGCCGCCGTCGTGGCCGCCGTCCAGGCCGCCATCGCCAGCAGCGTCGTGCACGTCGACGTGGACGTGACCGGCGCCCAGCCCACCACCAGCTGA
- a CDS encoding sialidase family protein: protein MRLRARATLAAALPLLAALTTIPAATAAPATATACTSTLWASGTGGYAAYRIPAVVTARGTLVAFAEGRKNSAADGGDVEILERRSTDGGCTWTPQQVVADDWYDTIDCPTPMVTDDGTIVLVFDRQGGSVTQPEIEAGTVSAQDARRVFVQTSDDAGVTWSARREITTSVKAAGWRWMNTGPGHGVTIQYGRAKGRLVAPADHTAPGLRGIQTLISDDDGQTWRTGDTDDHSATDDPVRPGETSIAELPDARLYVLSRNVGGQSLTPPLGRGYTYSLTSGSSFSAPVRPAPQVPAPEVEGSLLQDPGYPQGVTCAPLLYTAPEDPLVRRHLTLRRSDDGGITWRTISDITGPDTFAAYSDMAKTDRVHVGIAYETWDAVGAPSRIDWQRITLGCP from the coding sequence ATGCGCCTTCGCGCACGCGCCACCCTGGCAGCAGCACTTCCCCTGCTCGCCGCCCTCACCACCATCCCGGCCGCCACCGCGGCGCCCGCCACCGCGACCGCCTGCACCAGCACGCTGTGGGCCTCCGGCACCGGCGGCTACGCCGCCTACCGCATCCCCGCCGTCGTCACCGCCCGCGGCACCCTGGTCGCCTTCGCCGAAGGCCGCAAGAACAGCGCCGCGGACGGCGGCGACGTGGAGATCCTGGAGCGCCGCAGCACCGACGGCGGCTGCACCTGGACACCGCAGCAGGTGGTCGCCGACGACTGGTACGACACCATCGACTGCCCCACCCCGATGGTCACCGACGACGGCACCATCGTCCTCGTCTTCGACCGCCAGGGCGGCAGCGTCACCCAGCCCGAGATCGAGGCCGGAACCGTCAGTGCGCAGGACGCCCGCCGGGTCTTCGTCCAGACCTCGGACGATGCCGGCGTCACCTGGTCCGCGCGGCGCGAGATCACCACCTCTGTCAAGGCGGCCGGGTGGCGGTGGATGAACACCGGCCCCGGCCACGGAGTGACCATCCAGTACGGCCGGGCGAAGGGGCGCCTGGTCGCCCCCGCCGACCACACCGCCCCCGGCCTGCGCGGCATCCAGACCCTGATCAGCGACGACGACGGGCAGACCTGGCGCACCGGCGACACCGACGACCACAGCGCGACCGACGACCCGGTCCGGCCGGGCGAGACCTCCATCGCCGAACTCCCCGACGCACGCCTGTACGTCCTGTCCCGCAACGTCGGCGGCCAGTCCCTGACCCCGCCGCTCGGCCGCGGCTACACCTACAGCCTCACCTCCGGCTCGTCATTCTCCGCACCGGTCCGGCCCGCACCCCAGGTCCCCGCACCCGAAGTCGAAGGCTCCCTGCTCCAGGACCCGGGATACCCCCAGGGGGTGACCTGCGCCCCGCTGCTGTACACCGCCCCCGAAGACCCCCTCGTCCGCCGGCACCTCACCCTGCGCCGCTCCGACGACGGCGGGATCACCTGGCGCACCATCTCCGACATCACCGGGCCCGACACCTTCGCCGCGTACTCCGACATGGCCAAGACCGACCGCGTCCACGTCGGGATCGCCTACGAGACCTGGGACGCCGTCGGCGCCCCCTCCCGCATCGACTGGCAGCGCATCACCCTCGGCTGCCCCTGA